The DNA window GCTTTGATTACTGCAAAATCCAGGCCTTGCTTAGCTAACCATGACAATAATTATACATTATAGTTTCTGTTCTAGAGACATTTTAATGATGTAAACTTGTTAGTAACTATTGTAACTTTTGGCAGAAGGTggtaagtaagttttttttttttagctggtaaTTAGCCGATGATTGCTGTGGTAAAGCTCTCAAGCTTCTCCTCTATGCAGGTAAAAGCCAAGTGCTTGGAGCTTGGAGCGAAGAGTGTGTCGCTTGCACTTGCTGACATGGCCTCATCAGATGCTCGTGAAAAAGTGATGGAACAAGCTATAACTGCCCTGGGTGAGACCAATGATTggtgtaaaaaaacatatgctataaaaatactgaacattttCCTTCTCTGTGATTAAAGGCTTTAAGTGAAAACTGGCATCCCATAGGAGCCTCAAATGACTGTATTTTACACTAAAGTGTGCTACTATTACAGACATTCACATACTGTTCTGACAGTTGTGATAATGCTGTGATGTTTCAGCCAAGGCTAAATACAATGCTTTCAAGTAAATGGATgaaaattttgtatttacaatactttgctaaatgtatttctttcagcCTTTTATGCCCATTTTGCAATATTATTTCCACAGCCTGCAGTGGAGATCTGCCTGGTCTGTTTATAAAGATGTTCATGCTGTTGACCCACAGGTTTTATGTTTTGTGAACCTTTAGCAAGTCTttcatatttattgtgtttacattaaagaggaactaaagccaaaagtccataaaataaaaaaatagaccttcaatcccgcagggcagtccgatccatctggaggtctgtTCTgctgggtcccgcatcgtcccggcatTTGTCCGTGAGCCGGCGCGCTAGGCGCCtacatcttttcctcttcttcctgttcttcttcctacatcaccaaaCCacggtgcgagatcaggtgacgtaggttgtaaaaaaaaaaatgccaatctcactgcacatgtgtgtgatcgtcattttttttttcacgagatgcttgggcatgcgcagaaggagcacccaagagcttgaATTAGTGCGGTgctgcacttcttttttttaaatgttttttttaaatgttgtaaaaactgaatttttacttaacataaaagggttatctacccttttatgtaacgtgaaatttctgagtttaggtacactgtAAGCTGTAAGTCTGTACACACGACCAATCGGGATTGCCCCTTGCTTATCCTTCACCTCTCCATCTAACAGAACACCACTATGTGTATCATTCATCTGCTACTGGAAACATCATCAAAACACAATCCTCAGATGTCCATCGGACATCTGTACATAGTTTTAAGAGACCCTGTATTAAATAAAGCTAACAAGCtgccattatttatttttccttctaaAAATTATTGTTTCCTAGCTGTCTTACGTGTTGCATTGTTATGGGAAAAGGAAAAGGGAGTCAGCAAtaccattttacatttatagctGTGAAAATAGGAAATAGCAATCCATAGTTATAGTTTAAAACGtcattttatcaaattttttaaatgcttcattGATCCTAATGAAAAAAACCTTATTTCAACCCTTGGATAAAATGAACTATGTCACTGATAAGTGTGCTTTATCTGATATCTCTCCCTTACTGTTATTGCTCACTGAAATTATCCATTGGCTGTTTACCTCCAGTAAAGGAGGTAGACtcacatttgtttgcttttgatTAGACTAATTGAGATTTAAGTCagattttttaaccacctgagcgttacactgaggtctagatttctgtaccaaaagtgatccactgtttttcatgaattttttttttaaattgtagacctgtaacttacagaaatatgtccgaacaggggttctagtagataatatgaatataaaaaatgtatttcacgcacgcagggaggagccgtccggtttttttttctccgccggacggcttctcgcttcagagatcatccggcgctggaacaagaaggacgtggacgatcagcgggaccaggtaagaagccggccggcggaacacaagatgctggctggcttcttaccggtcccgctggcacccgacaaaggacacctgacgctggagagggagatcggcggacgacgatcgacggaggacgacgctggaacacgaacacgacgctggatgagcacagggggaccaggtaagtggggatgggaaaaaactcggggttaaccatcctagtcgtttttttttgcccgtaagaaggtcgggcttaacggctaggaggttaaaggAACATTGTATGTCAGCAAGATAACTTATAAGAAATTATAAGCAGTCAGATCATGTGCGCTTGTTTTGCTGAACAATAATATATGGCTTGTACATTACAGGTTAGAATTCTGTCACTGATCTTTCCTGATTCCAGTGATAGGTGAGTGCCAGGGTATATTGGTGAATGTTGccaggggacagctgtacacacactagattttcacctaaaATGATCACAGTTGTTCCtcttgggcaacaattatctagcattTTTATATAGCCTAAGGGTCTATTTTAACCTTGATTAGAGTAGTGCGGATCCCACACTCAAATAccttttggacttaaaattggctggcaagcagccgtttatttacacaacaaataatttacataacatttgcataaataaccataaatacaaaaaaacataaaaaaaattgaataaaccataaaaaacatacataacattgataacctttaaaactttaaatagcTATAAATACCTATAAATAACTCAGAATATTAAGCTTTTCATTAACCCCCAACATGTCAAAAATATTAACACCCCACAAACGTTAGACTATCCTTTTTAGTCTACTTCCTTGAGTTCATTtacccaggctgcaggtcttggaaggtaatgCCCGACTCCAGTTGCAATACTTGCAACCCACCATGACCACCGGCCAaaccctgcctcaggggcccacccaAACCAACTTAAAGGGGGTACTCCACCACCCGAGATGCCCCTTTACCACCGAATTACCACaaggcacttaccttcccccagaccccaaccgccacagcgcccAAGGGTGACCTCTCATACTTGAGCGCCCCTCCACACACGAAGGGCCCGTTGCACACCATCCTGAGTGCAATAACTCAAAAGGTAATAATGGCCTCCTGCTATCCTGCACATTCCTACTCATTCTATACCCTTTAAGAGCTTGCCGCACTATGAATGCCTTGGTTACATCTATCATCCCCCTAAACTTTAAACCAAATGCCAAACCCGCCACCAATCTATTCACCACCGCCACTGATGCTCCTTCAGCAAATTTCTTAGCCAAAAGACACAACACCCCTTTAACTTGCGACCCCTTAACATCCACTCCTAACTGTGTCTGCAATGTCATCCCCTCTTTCCATACCGCTTCGTATGCCTTCCAAGTCCGTTCACTCACCGACCGTCGAACTAGATTCTCCGGGCACTGATGACCACATTGCTCCACCTCCGGTGCCaacacgcgaaacctgtcccactgtaaACGGGACAAAGCGTCGGTCACACTATTAGCGACCCTTGGAATATGTCTAgcaaatatgaatacattatattCCATACACCTAAAAACCAGATGCCTCAGCAACCGCACTGCAGGCCCGGATGAAACTGTAAAACTATTTATTGGCCTGCACAACCTCCAAATTGTCACAGTAGAATCAAACCTTTTTGTTGGCCAACTCCCTCCCCCACAGTTCCTATCGACAACACAATAGGAAACAATTCTAGAACTAATAAATTCTTAACCAAACCTTTGTCCACCCAAACCTGCGGCCACACCCCCGCGCAccatttttccccaaaataaGCCCCAAAACCAACTCTTCCTGCCGCATCAGTAAACAGCTCTAAATCCACCGCATCAACTGGCCCTTCCAACCACAAGGCCTTCCCATTGAACTTCTCTAAAAATGTTTCCCACACTTCTAAATCCACCCTCCCCCCCatttaactttacaaaaaaacctGCCCATGCGGATCACCCTGCACGCAAAGTTCAGTTTGCCTAACAGAGACTGTACCTCCTGCAACCGCATTTTTTTCTGCTCCCCTTTGTGGCCCCCATTTCCAGCCTCAGCGCCTCCAACTTATACCTCGGCAACCTACTCTCCGTCAACGGCCCTTCCGTTTTGTCATCCGCCAATGGAACCCCACGTGCTGCAAGGTGGCCAATAACACCCTGCACACCAAGCTGCCCGCcggcccaatcaacaaaaaatcatctgGGTAATGGTCCACTTCTGCCTTCACCATTTGTCTGTCCCAGCTCCCCTCCTGCCCTTCCCTTCCCCCCTTGACCTGGTACACCACTTTCTTCACTACCCTTTCCTTTACCTGCCTCCCCCCCCCACAGCCAGACCCCCCTTCATCCAAACTGTGGACCCCCCTGCCACTGGTATTTGACCTGACCCCTTCTCCCCCACCTGTTCCTCCAGCTGCACCTACGGCTTACCCTCCCAGTGGACCTCCTCCCATCCTACCTTAGAGCCTCCCAACACTGTGTCCCCAGCGCttgctgcccccctcccccctctaaCCTGCGGACCACCTCCCGTAACCCAGCCAATACTTCCTGAACCCCCACCAATGATTCTTGCTCACTAAACCCCCCCACTCACCTCCCTTCCCTTTGGTAACCTCCCTGTCCCCCCCCAACCGTAGAGCACCCCACCCTCCCAGTGGACCTCCTCCCATCCTACCTTACAGCCCCGCTGAGGAGACTTCTCCCTCCGACCGCAGCGCTTCGGGAATCGAAGCCAGCCACACGTCACTTCCTGGTGAACCCGATGACGTGGCCTGGCTCCACCCCGCATCACTTCTGGTTTCCCTCCGACCACAAGGCCTGCATTCGgacgccatcttctttcttcctctgtcctCCCAGGATCCGGCTCCACCATGGGCTCGTCCGCGGACCTCCTTCCCGCCAGGTAAGTCTCCTTCCCAGGCCACATCCTCTAATAGACCGGCCGCCGCACCCTTCCGCCGGGCCCTCCACAGTACGTGAGGTCCTGGCATCAGGCGAGGCCCTCCACCGCGGATCCGGCAACCCAGAACGCGAGGCCCTGGCTTCAGGTGCGGCCTCCCCTGGCAGCTGCGCCCCCTGCTGACCACAGTCCCCCCCTCGGCTGCGTGTTTTGTGCCGGGACCTTGCTTCACCAGAGGCCCCAGGCACGGGCAAGGCCTCCCTAGCCAAGGCCTCACCGCACTCAGAAaggggctgcgctccctgtcaGCCACAGCCCCCCACCTGAACTCCGCCTGTGAGGGGTATTCCTCCCTAACTTGGCGCTGTCATGGGCAGATCTGCTCCCGGCCAGGAGGGTCCCTGGAGGAGCTTCCATAATGGCGCTGAGCTCTGTTGAAGGGTTCTGGACTCAGGCGCACCGGGGGTCCAACCCCCGggtttcaaactctggcccacgagGTCATTTTGTTTGGCCCCCCAAGAATTTGAGAAAATGAACgacatctggcccgcctgcccgccAATGCCTTCTGCATTGAGTGATGCCGCTACCGCTACCAAACCTCAGGTCTCGGAAACTGcagtcccggcatcactcgcgtctatggaacagctctctgcctatgtggcTCCACATTGGGCAATTccatagacacaagtaatgctgggaattgaagtcccagcatcacttgtcttctctttctcttctggGACCGGTCTCTGGGTCTCTTCTGgctattcctagctcacagcagaggaaaaaaatgactcatctgcagaaaacaaaaataaggtacaaggtaatcatctgtgtgaaatgtgtgaaacaAAAAGAGATGTccctcttttctgtctcttttgtaaataactttctttttcttttctaacaagacATTTGAAGATATCAGATGAGCACATAATTTATgcatgtgtaacattcattttattatttggtgtcaattgatgattaacattcatgccatctttattcaaatctattcaagaactgtagctaggggccaattagtgcttacattgcaCTGCCAAGTATTTTCCtgttccagattgcatgttaagcaataacTTTtcgtttccatatgaaaatgttttgtatttaatttgaaggaactacttcctattttttaaataaatttcaagtttggcccccgacttggtctgagtttttaatttcgtccctctgtgtatttgagtttgacacccttgccgTAGACTTTCTGCAGAGGCCCTCTATAGCTGGCAAACTATAGATGAgatacttagattgtaagctctttctgGTAGGGTCCTGTTCTTCTCCCATGTCATtggttgtatctgtctgtcagttgcagACACGATTTGAGCACAGTACAATTCTGCGTAATTTGTTTGtgcattataaatacagtttttttttataataatagatGCAATATGAGTTTATTTAACAGTGACTTACTTCTGCTACATTCTCATTAAGCTGCAACTGGTAATAAATCCGAACCGCAATTGTACTTCTGTACACAACTGCAACTGTACTTCAAGTGATATTCCGTGACCTAAAAGTGTTTTGTATTCATCTCCAGATTTGTGCTTTTCAATTACCTTTTACTAAGTTGCCTGGAGTGTTCTGTTGTCTTTATGGTTTGGGTTATGCTACAAAACGGATTCATAAAAACACCATGACCTTCCAGTATTTATTCTAGAATCACTTGAAAGTTGCACTTTTGATCACTTCAGCTGTTGGGCACATGGGCTTGCATTGTCATCAACAAACGTGCAGAATTCAAATGTGTTTCCTGTTAAATTAACTAAACATCTCTGTCATTTATAAATCTGTCctggccttttatctgcttatatGTTCAACAGCAAACCATGATTACACAACATATGTTAATAGCAAAGGGATAACAATTTTCACAGTGCTGTAATATACCTCTCGGTCTCCCTGCTACTATTGACATAGAATGTCAATTGCAGTTTTCATTGGGccttttatcactgaagctgggtgatccagcaaacctggaatggatctggtccaggattctacacatttgctagcaaatggcaaattactttgaagaaatctgttccaggtttgctggataacccagcgtcactgataaaatgtgtatcctctccagccttggagaggtttaataaatcaggcccagtgagtcaGCTATATCCTCCTCTTTCTCCCCCACATCTGTTCCCTTTCCTTTcctaatattgttttgtatagtGTTAACTGTTGTCCTATTTTGTAAACCAAAAGATTATATACGTTCTTGTATTCTATGTTTCTGTGGTTTTCTTGTGTCTTTGTTGGGCCAACATTTcatacactgtaaaatatttaatttcaaaattttCATATATTGCTTGTTCAtaagaaatgaaaatattctgaatgagccattattattattaatattattattattattattattaataataataataataatgttagtgCCTGTATGTCTTTTTTGTATTAGGGCCTATTTAGCTGTTGTGGCATGGTAACCCTGtgtgttttcttctaaaaaaacagttttggggATGTTGGCTTTTGTTTTCTAGGAAATAAAACCAGACAATTAACAGTTTCCTCTTTGTATCTTGGCAGGAGGTTTAGACTACCTGGTGTTAAATCACATTGGTTCAACCCCATTTCAAATGTGGGAGGGAGATGTCAATCATATACGGTGGCTAATGGAGGTTTGAAATGCTTTTTCTACATTAACTCTTGATATTTAATGCAGAATATATTATCTTCTAATGTTTAAAGGTAAACTATATAAGGCTAATTTACATTAGGCAATTTTAATCCCATGCtatttaaacagcaaaaaagGGAGGCAAAGGACTAATCACcaatattgtgtgtgtttttcataCAGCTAATCATTTTCTCATTActgatttctcatttttttctatgtttgtgtGAAAGCAGCCTACAGGTAGTTGTAGGGCTGTGCTACATCACTTAAAACCTTAAGACAGTAAAAGAGAGCTAAACAATAATAACACCAGACATCACCCCAGACCTCCTGCAGAGTCAGAACTGTTCTTTCATTGTGATTACATATCAATTTTGATAAACCACCCACTTGTTTGACATTCAATAAATATGTTCCAACCCATATGTCtaattaataaatcaaaaacTAGTTTTGATTTCCAATTTCAGTTTTCATTTGGCTTTTATCACAAATATTGTGATCATAATTACAATACTTTAGATCATTTTTTCATCAGTCCAACATTTTTGTCCAATTGATTGTCTAATCAACTGAAACTATCACATACTGTATTGCCATCTTAAAATAGATGTACAGCTATAGGGCTGGAAAGCAAAAAAGTGCCTAGGGATCCTTACATACCAAGAacacactgctatttttcaggaaGAATTCCAGACAGAAAGCCTGTTTTCTTGGGGTACTGCTTTGTTAGCTAGATGCTCCCTATAACATAGAAGAGTACATGCGTAGAGAGTTCAGAGTTCAATCTTAGATGCAGTTTATAACTCCTAGCTTTGCTTATTATATTTACAGGTGAACTTCCTTAGCTATGTCCATCTTGCCACCATAGCTCTCCCTCACTTGACAGAATCAAAAGGCTCTATCATTGTTCTGTCGTCTCTTACAGGTGATTTATGTAACTGAAAATCTATTCCAGTAGATTTACaatatgtatttgcttttttttttttttttttgtcttgtgataATTAATCATGAAAGTAAAATCCAAATACAGGAATAGATATTAAAGCATTTTATCCATGGTTGTAATGAGAACAGTGTAGCCATTCAGTGCTCATTATAAAAAAGGAGGCATAAAGGTTCAGTTTCATATTggtaaaggaaaacaaattacaTTGCCTGTAAGTTTTGAGCACTTGAGAGATCTGTGAAAGTAATGTATTTGTAGTAGATTTGTTACTAGTTTGAATGATAgttttagtttgattttttttatagctgcagAAACTGgaaattcactttttttctacacttttatTTGCTAAAGCAGACTTTTCCTTCATAAGCCTGTGCAGAGTTCAGAGCTGTGGGAGGGTTATTGCAGGTCCTCCCATTACAGGTTGCCTGCAGAAAACAccagggggtggatacaagaccaatcagCCTGCACAAGGAGCAGCAATGACTAGTCCTAAATACACATAATTTCTGCACAGGAGCAAAGCGCTATATTACAGCAAAGAAATTCACAAATTAGACCAAGATTTCAGTACGAATACATGTAGTTCTTGCACGCAGACAATATTTCTAgcttttgtatttaatatatattaatccAGATAGCAGCcttaaataatctttaaaaagtattatttagaaaagattatttacatattacattgatttacatattacatacatttaattAACATGACAGTGTATTCTAAACTACTACTTTCATCTAGGTAAAGTTGCAACCCCATTTACCACTTCATATGGTGCAACAAAGTTTGCATTAGATGGTTTCTTTTGGTCTCTGCGACATGAACTAGCCATGAAAAATGTGCCTGTTTCCATCACATTGTGCATCCTCGGCCTTGTTGATACCAAATCAGCCATGGAAAAAGTAAAGTAAGtcgaatgtttatttttttgaaatataaccTAAAAGCACAACCTGTAATAGTGAATTgaagaaagggaaggaaaaaacAACGAGAAACTTAAAAAACAATGAGAAACTGGAAGAAACAAAATTCAATATCATGACGTGTCATGTCATTCATGTCCTGAAaagatgtaaatacatttaataaatataatactagGATCATGgacaataaataaagtataaccaCATTTAGCACGTTCAGAGCACGTGCTTCAGAGCACGTTTAGCACGTTCAGAGAAAAAAAGGGATGAGGGTTAAGGAGTGTTGCTTCAacctttgtttcttttaacaAACAAGTGAATAATAACTACCACTTGGAACAATTTTCCCAGACCAGGCTAAACCGTTATACTGTGTATTCCAGACTATAAATTATCTTATTTCATGCCTGTTAGTGATgactaagaaaaaaatgcaaaatgtagtaACCTGTATCAACCAATtagaaattatcttttttttttttaactcaaggCGGTAAAATAACAACATTGTGTATGGGACCCTGATCTTTCTCTGCTGTAGTTTTCACTCCTGAATCTCTTGACTCCACTGACACTAAAAGGAGAAACACCACAGGGCTCATCTCTGCTGTACAGACTGTGAAAGGTTGGCACTAGGTCAAATTGGGGTACTTTCACAGCTTGCATTTAGCATACATTTAGTTTTTGAAGGTAAACATCAATTAGTTATTGATTACAGAGCTATTTTTGCAATCTGTGTCCTTTGAGAGGATTTATCTTCCTAGACGGTTGTCACCAAATCATTAGCAGATTTGCTTTCACTTTTTGATCTAGTGACAACTGCAGTATTTTCGATCTTCCACCACATTATGACTTTTTGTCCCAGTGACTATGGTCATCAAGGCATCTGAGTAGAATGCCTCTCCTTAGTGGTGACGCAATAAAACTGACAGGGGttgcataataaaattatttaatctaTAAATCCAAAGGTAGGTCTACCATAACTTTTAGCAAAAAATGGAAAGGGTAAGAAGGCCAACAGAATCAGCATAAATGTA is part of the Pyxicephalus adspersus chromosome 3, UCB_Pads_2.0, whole genome shotgun sequence genome and encodes:
- the LOC140326275 gene encoding hydroxysteroid 11-beta-dehydrogenase 1-like protein, coding for MGYFMKGWCLVSFVALIGYLYRDTFDPEKLANARVLVTGASTGIGEEMAYHYARAGSRLVITARREDALLKVKAKCLELGAKSVSLALADMASSDAREKVMEQAITALGGLDYLVLNHIGSTPFQMWEGDVNHIRWLMEVNFLSYVHLATIALPHLTESKGSIIVLSSLTGKVATPFTTSYGATKFALDGFFWSLRHELAMKNVPVSITLCILGLVDTKSAMEKVKDKISFPAYPAQDAALAVVSAGTSRVHEMYYPWYVRPICFFRDWFPQNRDWMIQRSYQQTSHEKQGVPA